From Microbacterium sp. 10M-3C3:
TTCGACAAGCTCAGGGACCGCCCTTCGACAGGCTCAGGGACCACCCTTCGACAAGCTCGGGAGCGCCCTTCGACAGGCTCAGGGACCACCCTTCGACAGGCTCAGGGACCACCCTTCGACAAGCTCAGGGACCGCCCTTCGACAGGCTCAGGGACCACCCTTCGACAAGCTCAGGGACCACCCTTCGACAAGCTCAGGGTCCGGAGCTCTTCGTCTCGGTCGACCCACTCCTCGTTCAGGCTGCGAGCCCGCTACCCGGACCTGAGCGAGGGGAGCGAGACGAAGCGTCACCCCGCCGATCGCGAGCACGAGCCGGCGGGCTGCTGCGCGCTCCGCGGCTGACCCGCCCGTCATCCTCGCGACGGGTGCGGATGCATCGCCCGACGGACGCGGCGCCCCAGCGCGTCTTCGTACCGTCGGAGCATGAACACACGACGCACGGTCGGCGCCTCGGGCGCAGCGGTCGCGGGCCTCGGCATGATCCTCCTCACCGTCACGGGCTGCGCGCTCGTCAACGACGTCGCCTACGGGCGCGCCGAGAGCTCGTCGGCGAATCCGACCGAGCTCGCGCAGGTCCGCGGCGGCGAGCTCTCGTGGCTGCCCGCGGACGCGACCGACATCCAGAGGGTGGCGTCGACGCGCTCCGACGCCGAGTCGCTCGTGTTCGCGAGCGCCTCCGGACCCACGGGGTGCGAAGACGTCGAGCGCCGGTCCGCCCCGACCATGGTGGTGGCGGATGCGCCGGACGTCTACACGTTCTCGCGCGTGCAGCTGTGCGGCGCGTGGGCGGTCGTGTCGGCGGACGGTGTCTCCTACGCGTGGACCCCCGCGACCGAGGCCGACCCCGAAGGGTGACGCTCGAGAAAGACCGGGGCGGTCACGCCAGAGCGTCGTCGATGAGCGCGAAGACGTCGGGATCCCACGTGAGCGCGCGCTTACACGGGAGCCCGAACAGGTCGGCGAAGAAGATGCTGTGCACGTCGGGCACGCGGTGTACGCGCCGGCGCGGTGCGACGGCGATCTCGACCTCCTCGCCGAGGGCGCTGCGCAGCGCGACGAGACCGTCGTGCGGCCAGAGTCGTGCGGGCTCTGCCCGGGCGGCGAAGTGGTCGCCGCCGACGAGCGTCACCTCGACGTCGTCGGGAAGCCCGCGCTGCCGCGCGTTCCAGCCGTCCGCACCCGCGAGGAAGCGGTGGCTCACCTCGTCGGCCGCCCCTTGGGATACGCGGTCGGCGTAGTCGAGCGACTGCTGCAGGATCGCCGTGGTGGGCTCGTCGCCCTGGGCATCTTCCAGCGCGATCTCGCCCGCCCGGATGTCGCCCAGGAGCGACCCGGTTCACGGCGTGCCGAGGGTGATGAGCCGCGACACGGCCGGGCTCGCCGCATCCGCCCGCGCCAGCGCGGCACGGGAGAACAGTCCGCCCATCGAGTGCGCGACGACGTCGACGGTCTCGATCCCGTGCGTGGCGGCCACGTGCCGGAGGAACGACGCCAGGGCGATGCCGGCGTCCTCGATCGTGCCCGCGGCGTTGATCGTGAGCTCCGCGGGCAGCACCTCGGAGACGTCGGCGAAACCCTGCCAGCCGGCGTCCTCCGTGACCCTGCCGGGCCCGATGCGGGCCGGCGCGGTGAACACGGCACGGCCCCGGCTGAGCAGGTGCGCCCGGATCGCCGACATCGTGTTGCCCGCGGGCAGCCCCGTGCGGGCGGCGGCGTCCGGCGTCGTGAACGGCGTGACGGCAGCACCGCCGGAGACCAGGACGATCGCTCTCACGGCACCATCCTGCCCTGCCGTCCGACGAGCTTTCGACCGGCGCTCAGAGCGGGTACTGCCCGGGCTCGCGGCGCATCGTGATCCAGCGGGTCTCGGTGAACGCGTCGATGTTCGCCTGCGCCCCGCCGTGACGCGACCCCGTGCCCGAGGCGCCGACGCCGCCGAAGGGCGCATTCGCCTCGTCGTTGACGGTCTGGTCGTTCACGTGCACGATGCCCGACGGGATGCGCTGCGCCATCTCCCACCCCGCGAGCGCGTCGGCCGTGACGATGCCGAGCGAGAGCCCGTACTCGGTGTCGGCGGCGAGGGCGATCGCCTCCTCATCGGTGGCGAAGGACACGACCGAGGCGACGGGGCCGAACACCTCGTCGCCGTAGGCGGCGGCGTCGCGCGGCGGGTTCGCCAGCACCGTCGGGCGGTAGAAGAGGCCGTCGTACGTGCCGCCCGCGGCGAGCCTGGCGCCCTGCGCGACGGCGTCCTGCACGAGCGTGTGCACGCGGTCGCGCTGCACCTCGTCGATGAGCGGGCCGAGGTGCACCTGACCGGCTGCGGGGTCGCCGACCGCCATCGAGTCGGCTTTGGCGGCGAGCTTGTCGACGTACGCGTGGAAGAGCGACTCGTGCACGATGTGCCGGCCGACCGTCATGCAGATCTGTCCCTGGTGCAGGAACGCGCCCCAGGTGGCGAGGTTGACGGCCTTGTCGACGTCGGCGTCGTGGCGCACGACGAAGGCGGAATTGCCGCCGAGCTCGAGGTGCGCACGCGTGAGGTGCCGCCCGGCGAGCTCGCCGACCGCGCGCCCGGCGCGCGTCGATCCCGTGAACGCGACGACGCGCACGCGCGGGTCTGCGACCATCGCCTCACCGACGTCCGCCCCGCCCGGCACGAGCTGGAGGAGCCCCGCGGGAAGCCCCGCCTCCTCGAAGATCCGCACCATGCTGACGCCGCCCGTGACGACCGTGCGGGGGTCGGGCTTGAGCAGCACGGCGTTGCCGAGGGCGAGCGCCGGCGCCACGGCGCGGATGCCGAGGATGAGGGGCACGTTGAACGGGGAGATGACCCCGACCACGCCCACGGGCACCTGCTGCGCGAGCGAGAGACGCGGCTCCTCGCTCGCCAGGATGGACCCGAGCGGTGCCGAGGGAAGCGCGGCGGCCTCGTAGCACTCGGCGGCCGTGACGTGCAGCGCGAAGCCCGCGAGCGGCGGGATCGCCCCGACTTCGCGTACGTTCCAGCCCATGATCTCCTCGGCGTGCGCCTCCCACAGCTGGGCCGCCCGACGCAGAACGCCTGCGCGCACCGGATGCGGCGTGGCCGCCCACGCACGCTGCGCTCGCGCGGCGCCCTCCGCGGCGCGTGCGACGTCGTCGGACCCGGCGATCCCGACCATCGCGAGCGTCTCACCGGTGGCCGGTTCGACCGACGCGATCTCGCCGCCGGAGCCGGTCACCCACTCCCCGTCGATGTGGATGCGCCCGGCGAAGACGGCCGGGTCGAGGAGGGGAGCGGTGGTCGCGGGAGCGTCGGTGACGGTCGACATCGTGGTTCCTTCATCGTCGAGAGGAGTGTGATGGATGCGCGTGAATGCGTCTGCCGGAAGCGTACGTCTCCGCTGCCGCGAGCGCGAGGTTTTCCTGAGCGCCTCGCGGGCGCGCGCGTCAAGCCCCGGCCGCCCGCGGGCACGGGACTCCTAGAGTGCGCGGACCGCGGCATCCGCCGCCCGGCACCCGAGGAGCGCCATGAAGCAGCACGAGCGACGGCGCGCGAGCGCCGGTGTCGTGTGGGCGCGGGTCGAGGACGGCTTCCACGTGGGGAGCCGCTACGGCACGTACCTCGGTTCCATCGAGCGGTCCACGGACGGCTGGTACGACGCGTGCGACATGCGCTCGCGCCTCGTCGGTCGCTTCCCCACGCTCGTGTCGGCGATGTCGGCGCTGTCGGCGGAGCCCGCGATCCAGGCGCCGCGACGCTGACCCGCCGCGGCCCCCGCGCGGCCCAGCGCCCGCGGCGCTCGGCAGGGGTGGATCGGCGAGTCCTGGCGAGCGTGCACCGCGCGCGGTAGGAACAGAGGATGCGGAGCGCAGCGTGATCGATCGGGAGGCCCTCGCCGACTTCCTCCGGCGCCGTCGCGAGGCGCTCCAGCCCGAGGACGTCGGGCTGCCCCGCGGCCCTCGCCGCCGCACCGGAGGGCTCCGGAGAGAGGAGGTCGCCGCGCTCAGCCACATGTCGACGGACTACTACGCGCGGCTCGAGCGCGGCACCGGTCCGACCCCCTCCGAGCAGATGATGGCCGCGATCGCCCTCGGCCTGCATCTGAGCCTCGCGGAACGCGACCACGTCTTCCGGCTGGCCGGTCACCGGCCGCCGGAGCGCGGGACGGCGACGGATCACGTGAGCCCGGGGATGCTGCGGATCCTCGACCGTTTGGACGACACGCCCGCCGAGATCGTCACCGAGCTGGGCGAGACGCTGCGCCAGACCCGGCTCGCCGTCGCTCTCCTGGGCGACGCAGCACGGCGCACCGGCCCGGACCGCAGCATCGGGTACCGATGGTTCACCGATCCCGACGCGCGAGCCCCGTACCCCCACGACGAGCGCGTGGAGATGTCGCGCGTGTACGCCGCGGGGCTGCGCGAGCTGGTCGCCGCGCACGGCGCCGGCTCGCGCGCCGCGGCGCTCGCGGAGGGCCTGCGGGCGCGCAGCGACGAGTTCGCCCAGCTGTGGGAGCGCCACGAGGTGGGCGCGCGGCCGCCCGAGCTCAAGCACTTCCACCACCCCGACGTCGGCGACCTCGCACTGTCGTGCCAGACGCTGCTCGACCCCGAGCAGTCGCACCGGCTCCTCGTCTACACGGCCGCACCCGGCACCGACAGCGCCGAGAAGCTGCGGCTGCTCGCCGTGCTCGCCCCCGCCGCGCTGCGCTGAAGGGTGGATCGGCGATCAGCGGCTGAGCGGGCACTGGTCGCCGTCGCGGATGCGCGCGAGCATCGGTGCACGCTCCCGAAAGGACACCCATGACCCGCTCCAGCAGCACCCTCCGCCTCCCCGACCTCCGCCTTCCCGACCTGACCGATCGGCTCGCCGTCGTGACCGGCGCCAGCGACGGCATCGGGGTCGTCATCGCGGCATCCCTCGCCGCCGCCGGCGCCGAGGTCATCCTGCCGGTGCGCTCGGTCGACAAAGGCGCGGCCGCCGTCGCCCGCATCCGCGCCACGGTGCCGGATGCGGCGGTGTCCACGCGCCCGCTCGACCTCGCGTCGCTCGACTCGGTGGCGCGATTCGTCGCGTCGGTGCAGGGCGACGCGCGTCCCCTCCACCTCCTCGTGAACAACGCGGGCGTGATGACGCCGCCGCATCGCCAGGAGACGGCGGACGGTCATGAGCTGCAGTGGGGCACCAACCACCTCGGGCACGCGGCGCTCACGCTCGGACTCCTGCCGCTGCTGCGCGCGGGCGCCGCCCGCGTCGTGCATCAGACGAGCATCGCCGCGCGCGGCGGCAGGATCGTGTGGGACGACCTCGACGGCGAGCGCGACTACGGCGCGATGACCTCCTACGTGCAGTCCAAGCTCGCCGTGGCTCTTTTCGGCCGCGCCCTGGAGCAGCGCAGCCGCGCGGAGGGCTGGGGCATCAGCAGCGCCGTGTCGCATCCGGGTGTGTCCCCGACGAACCTGCTCGCCGCGCAGCCGGGGCTCGGGCGCCCGCGGGAGACCGGGGCGCGCGGCGTCATCCGCGTGCTCTCGCGCCTGGGCGTGGTCGGCACGGTCGCCTCGGCCGCCGAGCCGGCGCTCCTCGCGGCGACGGAGCCCGACGCGGGCGACGCGTTCTTCGGCCCATCGCGCACGGTCGCTGGTCACGCGCGCCGTATCGAACCGTGGGCGCCGCTTCGCGACACCGCCGAGGTGCGCCGCGTGTGGGAGGAGACCGCGCAGCTCGTCGGCCCGCGCTTCGCCGTCGCCTGACCCCGTCGAGTGCCACGATACGCCGCATCCGCCCGCGCACAACGGCGTGCCGCGGACACTCGACGCCCGGCTAGCATCGGGCGGGTGACGCACACACGATGGGCCATCCTCGGACCCGGGGCGATCAGCCGCGACTTCCTCGCCGGCCTGCAGGCGAGCCGCTTCGGCGTGCTCCAGGCGGTGGGCAGCTCCGACCCCGACCGGGCGGCGGCGTTCGCCGATGCGGCCGGTGCGCCGGCATCCGGCGACTACGCCGCGGTGCTCGCACGCGACGACGTCGACGCGGTGTACATCGGCACCGTCCACACGGGGCACGCCGACCTCGCCGTGCAGGCCCTGGAGGCCGGCAAGGCGGTGCTGTGCGAGAAGCCCGCGGGCGTCGGCGTCGCGGAGGTGGAGCGGATGCTGGATGCCGCGGCGCGCACGGGGCGTCCCTTCGTCGAGGCGTTCAAGAACCGGTTCGGGCCGTGGGCCGACGCGCTGCGCGACCTCCTCGCCGACGACGCGCTCGGACGCCCGCTGCACGTCGAGGCCGCGTTCGGATTCGACGCCCCGACGCGCGAGGGAAGGCTGTTCGACCCCGCGCTCGCGGGCGGCGCGATCCTCGACGTCGGCTGCTACACGGTCTCCCTCGCGGTGCAAGCCGGTGCGGCCGCCGGCGGGGCGCTGTCCGTCGACGTCGTGGATGCCGGCGGCACGCGCGTCGCGGGGGTGGACGGCGACGCGTGGGCGCGGGTGCGCCTCGGCGCCGTGGACGCTCTGCTGCGCACGGCCGTGGTCCGCGACCTGCCCTCGTCCGCGCGCATCGTGTGCGAGCGCGGCGTCATCGAGCTGCCCGACGCGTGGGGCGAGCGCGCCGAGAGCGCGAGCCGGATCGTCGTGGTCGCCGACGGCCAGGACGCCGATCTGCGCGAGCTGCCGACCGTCCAGCCCATGGCGGCCGAGGCCGATGCGGTCTCCCTCGCGCTGCGTGACGGCCGCCAGGAGGCGCCGGAGATGCCGTGGGAGCACTCGCGGCTCATCGCGCGTGTGCTGGAGGAGTGGCGGGCCCGCATCTGACGGCCACGGATGCGGCGTAGCACCGTCGTGCCGTTCGCGCCACCCTTCCGGCCGACTCAGGACCGCGGCCTACCGTGTGTGCTCCGGGATCTTCCCGGGATCATGACGGAGGGAGCGATCATGGGACTCGACGACAAGATCAAGAACGCCGCTGAGGAACTCGGCGGCAAGGCCAAGGAGGCCTTCGGCAAGGCCACCGACAACGAGCGCGTGGAGCGCGAGGGTCAGGCCGACCAGACGAAGGCCAACGTGAAGCAGGCCGGCGAGAACGTCAAGGACGCCTTCAAGTAAGCGGCCGCTTCTCGAACGCCCCGTGCTCGCGCGCGGGGCGTTCGTCTGTGTGCGGGGATCGCGCCGTCAGGCCGCGGCCGCGGCGCGATGCCGCGCGAGGAAATCGTCGAGCGCGTCCCGCGTGGCGGTGAGTTCGGCGATCCGCGCGGAGAGCTCGTCGCGCACCGGCGCGAGCGCCGCGGCGACATCGGCGTGCACCGCGGGCGCGACCTCGCCCGCGCACGACAGCACCGTGCGAACGGTGTCGCGCGCGAACCCCATGCCGAAGAGCGCCTGGATCGCCGACGCGCGCGCGACCGCGCCCTCGTCGTACGTGCGGTAGCCGTTGTCCTCGCGCCGCGCCGTGAGCAGGCCCGTCTTCTCGTAGTGGCGCAGCGACCGCTGGCTGACGCCGCTGCGCGCGCTGAGCTCACCGATGAGCATCCGCTCGCTCCTCCTTGACCTTGACATGATGTCAGAGCTTAGCGTCGTCCCCGACGAGAGGACGCACCCGTGAGCGACGACATCAGCACCCAGGAGATCGAGGTGGGAGACCGCATCCGTACCTTCCACGTGGTGGACCGCCGACCCGAGCGCGAGCCGCGCCCGCTCTTCCTGGTCTTCCACGGCTCGCGGCAGGACGGCAGGGCCCACCGCCGCTTCACGGGGGCCGCCCTGGACGCCCTCGCCGAGGACGATGGCGCGATCGTGGCGTACCTGGACGGCTTCCGCGGCAATTGGAACGACGCGCGTGCCGAGAGCGCGTTCCCGGCTCGCCGGGAGGGCGTCGACGACGTCGGTCTCGCCCGCGCCGTCGTGGACGAGCTCGTGCGCACCCGCGGCGCCGACCCGCGGCGCGTGGTCGGGATCGGATACTCCAACGGGGGCCAGATGGTGATGCGCCTGCTCCACGAGGCGCCGGACCTCCTTGCGGCGGCGATCATCGTCGCCGCGACGATGCCGGTACCGGGCAGCTTCCGTCTCCCCGGCCCGACGCCGTCCGCGCGTCCCGTGCCGGTCACGCTCGTGCACGGAACGGCCGATCCGATCGCCCCCTACGCCGGCGGCCGCATGAACGCGCTCGCGCGCGCGCTGTTCCGTGTGGACGGCACCGTCCTCTCGGCGCCCGAGACCGCCGCGTACTTCGCCGAGCGCAACGGCATCCGCGCGGCACCGGCTGTGACGGCGGCGACACGAGTGCCGCGGGAGCGCCGGGGTGTCGCGATCGTCCGCACGCGCTACCGCGACGGCGCCCGCCCGCCGGTCGACCTCGTCACGATCGACGGCGGGGGTCATACGGTGCCCGGACCGCACGCCGGACCCCGGGTCGTCGGACGCACCGCGCGCGGCGTCTCGATCGCCGACCTCGCGCGCGACGCGCTCGCCGCGATCCCGGCGCCACGTTAGTCGCGTCGGGAGCGGATCAGGGTCGAGGCCGCACCGAAGCCCGTCGGCGCAACGGCATCGGGATCCGGTGGACCGCCGCGTCGGTGCCGTCGCCGTCGGCGGCGAGCACGAGCTCGATGGCGCGCTCGCCGAGCTCGTAGTGCGGCAGCGCGAACGTCGTCAGGCCCGGACGCAGCCACGTCGCCAGCTGATGATCGTCGAAGGAAACGATCGACATGTCCTCCGGCACGCTCAGACCCGCTTCCTGCAGCGCTTGGTACGCGCCGAAGGCGAGCCGGTCGTTGAAGGCGATGATCGCTTCGCCGCGCGCTCCGGATGCGAGCAGCTCACGCGTCGCGCTCCAGCCGTCCTGCGGCAGCCAGTCGTGGGCGATGCGGCCGGATGCGGGGGACACGCCCGCGTCCGCGAGGGTGGCGAGGATTCCGGCGAGGCGCTCGCGGCCGGCGACCGTCTCGTTCGGCAGGTCGTCGGCCTCGGGCCCGGCGCCGATGAGGTGGATGCGGTCGTGCCCGGCGTCCAGGAGCAGCCGCGCGGCGTTCTCGCCCGCCGCGTACTCGTCGGGCACGACCGAGACGACCGGCGCCCCTGTCGCGGGCAGGGCGTTCAGCATCACGGTGGCCGCGCCGTCGAGTAGAGCGGGAACCGCCCGCTCGCGTGTGAACATCGACGCGATGACGAACCCGTCGACCTGGCGGTCGAGCATGGCCTCGATGAGGCGCTCCTCCTCGGCCGGGTCGCCCTCGGTCTCGCCGATGAACAGCATGTAGCCGTTGCGGTGGGCGTGGGTGAGCGCGCCCTTGATCATGTCGCCGGCCAGCTGCGAGGTCGCGACCGTGTCGGAGATGAAGGCCAGCGTGCGGCTCGAACCGCTGCGCAGGCCCGTCGACACGGCGTTGGGGCGATAGCCGAGCTCGGCGGCGACCTCGCGGACGCGCGCCTGCTTGGCGGGGGAGATGCGCAGCTCGTCGCCGCGCTCGGAGAGCACGAGCGACGCCGTCGTCCGTGACACGCCCGCGGCCGCGGCCACGTCGGCCAGCGTGACTCTCCTGCGCCCCACGACGCCTCCTGTCCTGTGCGCGGCGCCGTCGCCGCATCCGCCGTTGACATGCTCGCATCCACCAGCGATGATGATCGGGCTAACTCGATTTAGCATCGCACTAACTCGATTTAGCCCAGACTACGCATCCAGTCCTGTTTCACCAATGGAGGGAGACACCGGTGTCTCGTATTCAGGATGTCCGCGTCCGTGCCCTGGCCGCGAGCGGCCTGCTCGTCGTGGCCGCATTCGCGGTGACCGCGTGCGCGCCGCCCGGCGGCGGCGGCCAGGCCGCGCCCACCGGATCGTCGGGGCCGGTCTACGGCGGCGGCGAGCCCACGTGCGGCACCGAGGACGTGACGCTCAGCATGTACGCCGAGACCGGCTTCCCCCTGCCGACGAAGCTCGCCGACGAATTCACGAAGCAGTACCCGAACGTGACCTTCGACATCCGCGAAGACCAGTTCGCCGTGATCACCCAGAACGCGCCGCGCGTGCTGCGCGACTCGCCGCCCGACCTCATGCGCCTGCCGCAGATGTCCGAGCTCGCGAAGGGTGGCCTGCTGAAGGACCTCGATCCCTATGCGGAAGTGTTCGGCTGGAACGACTGGCCCGCCTCGCAGCTGCAGCAGCTGCGGGTCGGCGAGGACGGCATCCGCGGAGACGGCCCGCTGTACGCGCAGGGCCTGAACTTCTCGATGACCGGCGTCTTCTACAACAAGGACCTCGCGGCGCAGATCGGGATGACCGAGGCGCCGCAGACCCTCGACGAGTTCGACGGCTACCTGCAGAAGGCCAAGGACGCCGGCATCGTGCCGATCGCGCAGTTCAACGGCGGCGCGACCGGCGGGCTGCTGTTCCCGCTCCAGGGCCTCATGGCCTCGTACGGCGAGACGGCACCGATCAACGACTGGATCTTCAACAAGCCCGGTGCCACGATCGACACGCCCGACAATCTCAAGGCCGCCGAGCACCTGCAGAAGTGGATCGAGGCCGGCTACTTCGCCCCCGACATCAACTCGATGGACTACTCGCAGATGATGAGCCGGTTCATCGACGGGCAGAGCCTGTTCATCTTCAGCGGCGATTGGGAGTCGGGCAACCTCGACACCCAGATGCCGGGCAAGGTCGGCTTCTTCCTGACTCCGCCGCTCGAGGAGGGCGGCCCTCAGGGCGCGATGTCGGCGCCGCTGACGTACGGCATCTCGGCGTACGCCGAGCAACCCGACTGCGCGGCCTTCTTCCTCAACTGGGTCGCCACGGACGAGACGGCGCGGACGATCACGGTCGAAGTCGGCGGCTCGCACCCGATGGGGCCGGCGGACGCCTTCATGCCCGAGGTCGCGGCCGACTCGGTGACGGCGGCCACGCTCGCGGCGGGCACGACGGTGAACGAGAAGAACGGCGCGATGGACTTCA
This genomic window contains:
- a CDS encoding GPI inositol-deacylase, which produces MRAIVLVSGGAAVTPFTTPDAAARTGLPAGNTMSAIRAHLLSRGRAVFTAPARIGPGRVTEDAGWQGFADVSEVLPAELTINAAGTIEDAGIALASFLRHVAATHGIETVDVVAHSMGGLFSRAALARADAASPAVSRLITLGTP
- a CDS encoding Gfo/Idh/MocA family oxidoreductase, producing the protein MTHTRWAILGPGAISRDFLAGLQASRFGVLQAVGSSDPDRAAAFADAAGAPASGDYAAVLARDDVDAVYIGTVHTGHADLAVQALEAGKAVLCEKPAGVGVAEVERMLDAAARTGRPFVEAFKNRFGPWADALRDLLADDALGRPLHVEAAFGFDAPTREGRLFDPALAGGAILDVGCYTVSLAVQAGAAAGGALSVDVVDAGGTRVAGVDGDAWARVRLGAVDALLRTAVVRDLPSSARIVCERGVIELPDAWGERAESASRIVVVADGQDADLRELPTVQPMAAEADAVSLALRDGRQEAPEMPWEHSRLIARVLEEWRARI
- a CDS encoding SDR family oxidoreductase, which encodes MTRSSSTLRLPDLRLPDLTDRLAVVTGASDGIGVVIAASLAAAGAEVILPVRSVDKGAAAVARIRATVPDAAVSTRPLDLASLDSVARFVASVQGDARPLHLLVNNAGVMTPPHRQETADGHELQWGTNHLGHAALTLGLLPLLRAGAARVVHQTSIAARGGRIVWDDLDGERDYGAMTSYVQSKLAVALFGRALEQRSRAEGWGISSAVSHPGVSPTNLLAAQPGLGRPRETGARGVIRVLSRLGVVGTVASAAEPALLAATEPDAGDAFFGPSRTVAGHARRIEPWAPLRDTAEVRRVWEETAQLVGPRFAVA
- a CDS encoding helix-turn-helix transcriptional regulator, which gives rise to MIDREALADFLRRRREALQPEDVGLPRGPRRRTGGLRREEVAALSHMSTDYYARLERGTGPTPSEQMMAAIALGLHLSLAERDHVFRLAGHRPPERGTATDHVSPGMLRILDRLDDTPAEIVTELGETLRQTRLAVALLGDAARRTGPDRSIGYRWFTDPDARAPYPHDERVEMSRVYAAGLRELVAAHGAGSRAAALAEGLRARSDEFAQLWERHEVGARPPELKHFHHPDVGDLALSCQTLLDPEQSHRLLVYTAAPGTDSAEKLRLLAVLAPAALR
- a CDS encoding CsbD family protein, with protein sequence MGLDDKIKNAAEELGGKAKEAFGKATDNERVEREGQADQTKANVKQAGENVKDAFK
- a CDS encoding LacI family DNA-binding transcriptional regulator; translation: MGRRRVTLADVAAAAGVSRTTASLVLSERGDELRISPAKQARVREVAAELGYRPNAVSTGLRSGSSRTLAFISDTVATSQLAGDMIKGALTHAHRNGYMLFIGETEGDPAEEERLIEAMLDRQVDGFVIASMFTRERAVPALLDGAATVMLNALPATGAPVVSVVPDEYAAGENAARLLLDAGHDRIHLIGAGPEADDLPNETVAGRERLAGILATLADAGVSPASGRIAHDWLPQDGWSATRELLASGARGEAIIAFNDRLAFGAYQALQEAGLSVPEDMSIVSFDDHQLATWLRPGLTTFALPHYELGERAIELVLAADGDGTDAAVHRIPMPLRRRASVRPRP
- a CDS encoding aldehyde dehydrogenase family protein, producing MSTVTDAPATTAPLLDPAVFAGRIHIDGEWVTGSGGEIASVEPATGETLAMVGIAGSDDVARAAEGAARAQRAWAATPHPVRAGVLRRAAQLWEAHAEEIMGWNVREVGAIPPLAGFALHVTAAECYEAAALPSAPLGSILASEEPRLSLAQQVPVGVVGVISPFNVPLILGIRAVAPALALGNAVLLKPDPRTVVTGGVSMVRIFEEAGLPAGLLQLVPGGADVGEAMVADPRVRVVAFTGSTRAGRAVGELAGRHLTRAHLELGGNSAFVVRHDADVDKAVNLATWGAFLHQGQICMTVGRHIVHESLFHAYVDKLAAKADSMAVGDPAAGQVHLGPLIDEVQRDRVHTLVQDAVAQGARLAAGGTYDGLFYRPTVLANPPRDAAAYGDEVFGPVASVVSFATDEEAIALAADTEYGLSLGIVTADALAGWEMAQRIPSGIVHVNDQTVNDEANAPFGGVGASGTGSRHGGAQANIDAFTETRWITMRREPGQYPL
- a CDS encoding extracellular solute-binding protein, with product MSRIQDVRVRALAASGLLVVAAFAVTACAPPGGGGQAAPTGSSGPVYGGGEPTCGTEDVTLSMYAETGFPLPTKLADEFTKQYPNVTFDIREDQFAVITQNAPRVLRDSPPDLMRLPQMSELAKGGLLKDLDPYAEVFGWNDWPASQLQQLRVGEDGIRGDGPLYAQGLNFSMTGVFYNKDLAAQIGMTEAPQTLDEFDGYLQKAKDAGIVPIAQFNGGATGGLLFPLQGLMASYGETAPINDWIFNKPGATIDTPDNLKAAEHLQKWIEAGYFAPDINSMDYSQMMSRFIDGQSLFIFSGDWESGNLDTQMPGKVGFFLTPPLEEGGPQGAMSAPLTYGISAYAEQPDCAAFFLNWVATDETARTITVEVGGSHPMGPADAFMPEVAADSVTAATLAAGTTVNEKNGAMDFIANATGAIYAQSWTPNVQKMAAGDQDAAGLLKAVQADYEKELAG
- a CDS encoding prolyl oligopeptidase family serine peptidase gives rise to the protein MSDDISTQEIEVGDRIRTFHVVDRRPEREPRPLFLVFHGSRQDGRAHRRFTGAALDALAEDDGAIVAYLDGFRGNWNDARAESAFPARREGVDDVGLARAVVDELVRTRGADPRRVVGIGYSNGGQMVMRLLHEAPDLLAAAIIVAATMPVPGSFRLPGPTPSARPVPVTLVHGTADPIAPYAGGRMNALARALFRVDGTVLSAPETAAYFAERNGIRAAPAVTAATRVPRERRGVAIVRTRYRDGARPPVDLVTIDGGGHTVPGPHAGPRVVGRTARGVSIADLARDALAAIPAPR
- a CDS encoding MerR family transcriptional regulator, with the protein product MLIGELSARSGVSQRSLRHYEKTGLLTARREDNGYRTYDEGAVARASAIQALFGMGFARDTVRTVLSCAGEVAPAVHADVAAALAPVRDELSARIAELTATRDALDDFLARHRAAAAA